One Halobaculum sp. CBA1158 DNA segment encodes these proteins:
- a CDS encoding GNAT family N-acetyltransferase, translating into MQIRSLTREEVDAFVDELWIPFQREAAADEPFYPLANDVREPGVSHREERLSDDDAADRLAVASDGDFAGFASAKREEPPPVFDRGPNCHVSELYVVEARRREGIATELLEACTERAREWGCETASISVAAGNDAARALYEREGFAVRRRRLMRRVE; encoded by the coding sequence GTGCAGATCCGCTCGCTCACTCGCGAGGAGGTCGACGCGTTCGTCGACGAACTGTGGATCCCGTTCCAGCGCGAGGCCGCCGCCGACGAGCCGTTCTATCCGCTCGCCAACGACGTCCGCGAGCCGGGCGTCTCCCACCGCGAGGAGCGTCTCTCGGACGACGACGCCGCAGACCGCCTCGCGGTCGCGTCCGACGGCGACTTCGCGGGGTTCGCGTCCGCGAAGCGCGAGGAGCCGCCGCCGGTCTTCGACCGCGGCCCGAACTGTCACGTCTCGGAACTGTACGTCGTCGAGGCGCGCCGGAGGGAGGGAATCGCAACCGAGCTGCTCGAGGCCTGTACTGAGCGCGCCCGCGAGTGGGGGTGTGAGACGGCGTCGATATCGGTCGCCGCGGGCAACGACGCCGCCCGCGCGCTGTACGAGCGCGAGGGGTTCGCCGTCAGGAGACGGCGGCTGATGCGTCGCGTGGAGTGA
- a CDS encoding HIT domain-containing protein, with product MEQVFAPWRIEWVEREDEDDAIDGCPFCVLPEREDDRESRIVARSDRAFVLLNNYPYNPGHAMVIPRVHEGEFTALDERALLEHARLKQRTIRALSASLGPDGVNTGMNLGGSAAGGSIDDHVHTHVVPRWEGDTNFMAVISETKVIVEALDDTWERLRDAFAEQAGARVDGDDEAVRFSLE from the coding sequence ATGGAGCAGGTGTTCGCGCCGTGGCGGATCGAGTGGGTCGAGCGCGAGGACGAGGACGACGCGATCGACGGCTGCCCCTTCTGCGTGCTGCCCGAACGCGAGGACGACCGCGAGTCGCGGATCGTCGCGCGCAGCGACCGCGCGTTCGTCCTCCTCAACAACTACCCGTACAACCCCGGGCACGCAATGGTCATCCCGCGCGTGCACGAGGGAGAGTTCACGGCGCTCGACGAGCGGGCGCTGCTGGAGCACGCGCGGCTGAAGCAGCGAACGATACGGGCGCTTTCGGCGTCTCTGGGACCGGACGGAGTCAACACGGGGATGAACCTCGGCGGGTCGGCCGCCGGCGGCTCCATCGACGACCACGTCCACACGCACGTCGTCCCCCGGTGGGAGGGCGACACGAACTTCATGGCGGTGATATCCGAGACGAAGGTGATCGTCGAAGCGCTCGACGACACCTGGGAGCGCCTCCGCGACGCGTTCGCCGAGCAGGCGGGCGCGCGCGTCGACGGCGACGACGAGGCCGTCCGTTTCTCCCTCGAGTGA
- a CDS encoding TrmB family transcriptional regulator, translating to MADLRDLGLSEYESRAYRSLLDVGPATAKELSDASGVPMGRVYDVLNSLERHRLARSQAASRPKKYLAVEPDAALDRLLEEKKRELDEQAEQYEAVVDELSTELEAGEPPDEQFWTAALGPEETADLLLERVAAADERVVMIAATPASGLDIGDVGEAVVEELEGALERGVDVSVLLSEELPDRLPESVGRRYFDRMADHPNFSVRTAPGLRGTFTLVDDAEVCMEVPSPVDPDESFAMIDLKDREFAGDVRRTFRERWEEAEPLSI from the coding sequence ATGGCAGACCTTCGTGACCTGGGGCTCTCTGAGTACGAGTCTCGCGCGTATCGATCGCTTCTCGATGTCGGCCCGGCAACGGCAAAGGAGTTGTCAGACGCGAGCGGCGTGCCGATGGGGCGAGTGTACGACGTGCTCAACAGCCTGGAACGCCACCGACTCGCGCGGAGTCAGGCCGCGAGCCGACCCAAGAAGTACCTCGCGGTCGAGCCGGACGCCGCGCTCGACCGCCTGCTGGAGGAAAAGAAGCGCGAGCTCGACGAGCAGGCCGAGCAGTACGAGGCGGTCGTCGACGAGCTGTCGACGGAGTTGGAGGCCGGAGAACCGCCCGACGAGCAGTTCTGGACGGCCGCGCTCGGCCCCGAGGAGACCGCCGACCTCCTGCTCGAACGCGTCGCCGCCGCCGACGAGCGCGTCGTCATGATCGCCGCCACACCGGCCTCCGGACTCGACATCGGCGACGTGGGCGAGGCGGTCGTCGAGGAGTTGGAGGGAGCCCTCGAGCGCGGCGTCGACGTGTCGGTGTTGCTCTCGGAGGAGCTTCCCGACCGGCTCCCCGAGAGCGTCGGCCGGCGGTACTTCGACCGGATGGCCGATCACCCGAACTTTTCGGTGCGAACGGCTCCGGGACTTCGGGGAACGTTCACCCTCGTCGACGACGCCGAGGTGTGCATGGAGGTGCCGAGCCCGGTCGACCCCGACGAGTCGTTCGCGATGATCGACCTGAAGGACCGAGAGTTCGCCGGCGACGTCCGCCGGACGTTCCGCGAGCGGTGGGAGGAGGCGGAGCCGCTGTCGATCTGA
- a CDS encoding DUF5817 domain-containing protein yields the protein MYAVVGCRSCGTYWLLSDPDAQETATCPRCDSRHPTKRLHRFYESEDRAAAAEARAKLLADKAGESAAFERAGTVAELEREVEAFEGAVSDREYLERAGVDADAVEAAGDESGGRSRSREETVRDALREGHVTEEAIVAYATDHGVPADAARDLLDRLTRRGEATESRGEYRLL from the coding sequence ATGTACGCGGTCGTCGGCTGTCGCTCCTGTGGCACCTACTGGCTCCTCTCGGACCCGGACGCCCAGGAAACGGCCACCTGCCCCCGGTGTGACTCGCGCCATCCCACGAAGCGGCTGCACCGGTTCTACGAGTCCGAGGACCGCGCCGCCGCGGCCGAGGCGCGCGCGAAGCTACTCGCAGACAAGGCGGGGGAGTCGGCGGCGTTCGAGCGCGCGGGCACGGTCGCGGAACTGGAACGGGAGGTCGAGGCGTTCGAGGGGGCGGTGAGCGACCGCGAGTACCTCGAGCGCGCGGGCGTCGATGCCGACGCCGTCGAGGCCGCCGGCGACGAGAGCGGGGGAAGGTCGCGCTCGCGCGAGGAGACGGTCCGCGACGCCCTGCGCGAGGGACACGTAACCGAGGAGGCCATCGTCGCGTACGCGACCGACCACGGCGTTCCCGCCGACGCCGCACGCGACCTCCTCGACCGCCTGACGCGGCGGGGTGAGGCGACCGAATCCCGCGGCGAGTATCGCCTGCTGTAA
- a CDS encoding helix-turn-helix domain-containing protein, whose product MSRSAEEAVDHAGEADLDPAEAFALLGNETRIDILQSLHEATIERDDDRPIAFSELYDRTDLDDSAHFNYHLKQLLDHFVRKVECGEGDDGTDAEGDGPTVDAAGTDDCVEGYEFRTPGWKVVRSVFAGTFTGRSEVGPVDAPGDCYECGGDLEATYANELLTIACTECGRTPLNYSFPPGGLADRTPEEFLDAFHHHVRHHYCLAADGVCPECMGRMETTVEADTAVPDQEVAVRHVCGRCDNRLTSAVGVNLLDTAPVLTFFSERGIDLTTEPFWTHPWTVSDVYTTVVSEDPLRVRLDLPCDGDALSVTVDETLDLLDVERRD is encoded by the coding sequence ATGAGCAGATCCGCGGAGGAGGCCGTCGACCACGCGGGGGAGGCGGACCTCGATCCGGCGGAGGCGTTCGCCCTCCTCGGCAACGAGACCCGCATCGACATCCTCCAGTCGCTGCACGAGGCGACGATCGAGCGCGACGACGACCGCCCGATCGCGTTCTCGGAGCTGTACGACCGCACCGATCTGGACGACAGCGCGCACTTCAACTACCACCTGAAGCAGCTGCTCGACCACTTCGTCCGGAAGGTCGAGTGCGGCGAGGGCGACGACGGAACCGACGCGGAGGGCGACGGCCCCACCGTCGACGCCGCCGGGACCGACGACTGCGTCGAGGGGTACGAGTTCCGCACGCCCGGCTGGAAGGTCGTTCGCTCGGTGTTCGCGGGGACGTTCACCGGCCGCAGCGAGGTCGGGCCGGTCGACGCGCCCGGCGACTGCTACGAGTGCGGCGGCGACCTGGAGGCGACGTACGCGAACGAGTTGCTCACGATCGCCTGCACAGAGTGCGGGCGCACGCCGCTCAACTACTCGTTCCCGCCGGGCGGGCTCGCCGACCGAACCCCCGAGGAGTTCCTCGACGCGTTCCACCACCACGTTCGCCACCACTACTGTCTCGCGGCCGACGGCGTCTGTCCGGAGTGCATGGGTCGCATGGAGACGACCGTGGAGGCCGACACCGCCGTGCCCGACCAGGAGGTCGCGGTCCGACACGTCTGCGGTCGGTGCGACAACCGGCTCACGAGCGCGGTCGGGGTGAACCTCCTCGACACAGCGCCCGTCCTCACGTTCTTCTCCGAGCGTGGGATCGACCTCACGACCGAGCCGTTCTGGACGCACCCGTGGACCGTCAGCGACGTGTACACGACGGTCGTGAGCGAGGACCCGCTGCGCGTCCGGCTCGACCTTCCCTGCGACGGCGACGCGCTCTCGGTGACGGTCGACGAGACGCTCGACCTCCTCGACGTGGAACGTCGGGACTGA
- the hmgA gene encoding hydroxymethylglutaryl-CoA reductase (NADPH) yields MTDTDAEALAERVRDGDLRLYELEEHADADTAAAARRLLVEDHSGADLSTSGEYAFDAADADANIENMLGAIQIPLGVVGPVEIDGGAIAGERYLPMATTEGALLASVNRGCAALNTAGGAGARVLKNRMTRAPAFRVADVAEAEALSAWVRENTEALREAAESTTSHGELKEATPYVVGNTVFVRFAYDTKDAMGMNMATIATEEACDVIEAETTASLVALSGNLCTDKKPAAINAVEGRGRTVAADVTIPRDTVRETLKTTPEAVAEVNTRKNLVGSAKAGSLGFNAHVANSVAAMFLATGQDAAQVVEGANAITTAEVDDEGDLYVSVTIASLEVGTVGGGTKLPTQSEALDVLGIRGGGDPAGSNGDALAEAVAVAALAGELSLLSALASRNLSSAHADLGR; encoded by the coding sequence ATGACCGACACCGACGCCGAGGCGCTCGCCGAGCGCGTCCGCGACGGCGACCTCCGCCTGTACGAGTTGGAGGAACACGCCGACGCCGACACCGCCGCCGCGGCGCGACGCCTGCTCGTCGAGGACCACTCCGGAGCCGACCTCTCCACCAGCGGCGAGTACGCCTTCGACGCCGCCGACGCCGACGCCAACATCGAGAACATGCTCGGGGCGATCCAGATCCCGCTCGGGGTCGTCGGCCCCGTCGAGATCGACGGCGGCGCGATCGCCGGCGAGCGCTACCTCCCGATGGCGACGACAGAGGGCGCGCTCCTCGCGTCGGTGAACCGCGGCTGTGCGGCCCTGAACACGGCGGGCGGTGCCGGCGCGCGCGTCCTCAAGAACCGGATGACTCGCGCGCCCGCCTTCCGCGTCGCCGACGTGGCCGAGGCCGAGGCGCTCTCCGCGTGGGTCCGGGAGAACACCGAGGCCCTCCGGGAGGCCGCCGAGTCGACGACCAGCCACGGCGAACTGAAGGAGGCGACGCCGTACGTCGTCGGCAACACCGTGTTCGTCCGGTTCGCCTACGACACGAAGGACGCGATGGGTATGAACATGGCCACCATCGCCACCGAGGAGGCCTGCGACGTGATCGAAGCCGAGACGACGGCATCGCTGGTCGCGCTGTCGGGGAACCTCTGCACCGACAAGAAGCCCGCCGCGATCAACGCCGTCGAGGGACGCGGCCGGACCGTCGCCGCCGACGTGACGATTCCCCGCGACACCGTCCGGGAGACGCTGAAGACGACGCCCGAGGCGGTCGCGGAGGTGAACACGCGCAAGAACCTCGTCGGCTCCGCCAAGGCCGGGAGTCTGGGGTTCAACGCCCACGTCGCGAACTCCGTGGCCGCGATGTTCCTCGCGACCGGCCAGGACGCCGCGCAGGTCGTCGAGGGCGCGAACGCCATCACGACCGCCGAGGTCGACGACGAGGGGGACCTCTACGTCTCGGTCACCATCGCCTCCCTGGAGGTCGGAACCGTCGGCGGCGGCACGAAGCTCCCCACGCAGTCGGAGGCGCTCGACGTACTCGGGATCCGCGGCGGCGGCGACCCCGCCGGCAGCAACGGCGACGCGCTCGCGGAGGCCGTCGCGGTCGCGGCCCTCGCCGGAGAGCTCTCCCTGCTGTCGGCGCTCGCGTCCAGGAATCTCTCCTCGGCGCACGCGGACCTCGGGCGGTAG
- a CDS encoding DUF6149 family protein, with translation MKLRQNVRHWAAKRALTTPVVGDYVNDRLVDMHTDIFLNKADEDRREERRAHLDDFFDATMETYVAALEAGYPEAEAREITHVQANFDFFTHGWAEMMEIPADELEEHYRRYEEFFTRYGITIDDPLGEFRPVDGVADAPRTPERMEAGEFENAVAGFADDAYVEGEHGEMHVGGRDEPDDVDVTAAPGVDDLDEEARAD, from the coding sequence ATGAAGCTCCGCCAGAACGTCCGCCATTGGGCCGCAAAGCGCGCGCTCACCACGCCGGTCGTCGGCGACTACGTCAACGACAGGCTCGTCGACATGCACACCGACATCTTCCTGAACAAGGCCGACGAGGACCGTCGCGAGGAGCGGCGCGCACACCTCGACGACTTCTTCGACGCGACGATGGAGACCTACGTCGCGGCGCTCGAGGCGGGCTATCCCGAGGCGGAGGCCCGCGAGATCACCCACGTCCAGGCCAACTTCGACTTCTTCACCCACGGCTGGGCGGAGATGATGGAGATCCCCGCCGACGAACTGGAGGAGCACTACCGCCGGTACGAGGAGTTCTTCACGCGCTACGGGATCACGATCGACGACCCCCTCGGAGAGTTCCGGCCCGTCGACGGCGTCGCCGACGCGCCCAGGACGCCCGAGCGCATGGAAGCGGGCGAGTTCGAGAACGCCGTGGCCGGCTTCGCCGACGACGCGTACGTCGAAGGCGAACACGGCGAGATGCACGTCGGCGGTCGCGACGAGCCCGATGACGTGGACGTGACCGCCGCACCGGGCGTCGACGACCTCGACGAGGAAGCACGGGCGGACTGA
- the map gene encoding type II methionyl aminopeptidase, which yields MSVLDDDVLEKYREAGDILTTVMGETRELVEPGATHLEVAEYAEERIREEGAGLAFPVNVSIDEEASHATPERDDDTEFGEDLVCLDIGVHVDGYIADAAVTVDLAGETELVEAAEQALEAAVDAAGPGVPVGEIGAEIEDVIEAYGYTPVYNLSGHGVERFDAHTGPNVPNRGVDRSVELEPGQVVAIEPFATTGRGKVGEGNEEEIFELTGDASVRNRAARQALEQVREFDGLPFAGRWLDSSRDEMALRRLVRQDVVKGYPVLKEADGELVSQAEHTLVVTEDGVEATTAGLYS from the coding sequence ATGAGTGTCCTCGACGACGACGTGCTGGAGAAGTACCGCGAGGCGGGCGACATCCTGACGACCGTGATGGGCGAGACGCGCGAGCTGGTCGAGCCGGGCGCGACGCACCTGGAGGTCGCCGAGTACGCCGAAGAGCGCATCCGCGAGGAGGGTGCCGGACTCGCGTTCCCGGTGAACGTCTCGATCGACGAGGAGGCGAGCCACGCGACCCCCGAGCGCGACGACGACACGGAGTTCGGCGAGGACCTGGTCTGTCTCGACATCGGCGTCCACGTCGACGGCTACATCGCCGACGCCGCGGTGACGGTCGACCTCGCGGGCGAGACCGAACTGGTCGAGGCCGCAGAGCAGGCGCTCGAAGCCGCCGTCGACGCCGCGGGACCGGGCGTTCCGGTCGGAGAGATCGGCGCGGAGATCGAGGACGTGATCGAGGCGTACGGCTACACGCCGGTGTACAACCTCTCGGGCCACGGCGTCGAGCGCTTCGACGCCCACACCGGCCCGAACGTGCCGAACCGCGGCGTCGACCGCTCTGTCGAGTTGGAACCGGGGCAGGTGGTCGCCATCGAGCCGTTCGCGACGACCGGCCGCGGGAAGGTGGGCGAGGGCAACGAGGAGGAGATCTTCGAGCTGACGGGGGACGCCTCCGTCCGCAACCGCGCCGCCCGACAGGCGCTCGAGCAGGTGCGGGAGTTCGACGGCCTCCCCTTCGCCGGGCGGTGGCTCGACTCCTCGCGCGACGAGATGGCGCTGCGGCGACTCGTCCGCCAGGACGTGGTGAAGGGCTACCCCGTGTTGAAGGAGGCCGACGGCGAACTCGTCAGCCAGGCCGAACACACCCTCGTCGTCACCGAGGACGGCGTCGAGGCGACGACCGCCGGGCTGTACTCGTAG
- a CDS encoding amidohydrolase: MTEPADLVVVNAEVHTLADPDETYDAFAVRDGRIVRLGTTYDVEFLAGADTETIDADGRVAIPGLIDAHTHLLNAGRSLVHADLSAAESPSDAIDLLRERAAEIEGDEWVLGFGYDESTWDESRYLTREDLHEVSESAPVVAFREDMHVAAVNGAVLDRLGDEMPDDDVRTEAGEPTGVIVEEAVDPVYEAIEPDAEEAEELIRAAQATANERGVTMVHDMVRRSRAPQVYRDLDLADELTLRVRINYWADHLDSLIDAGLRTNHGSDMVRTGAVKSYTDGTFGGRTARLHEPYADDADETGTWVLDPDGIRELVARADDHGFQVTLHAIGDAAIDAVLDAYEDTDAPGDSRHRIEHVELASDEAIDRMADLGVVASMQPNFHKWGFEGGLYDARLGERRTDANRLPSYLEAGAPLAFGSDCMPLDPLLGVHYAVNAPSDGQSVGVTEALRAYTAGAAYAGFDEDRLGTIEPGKRADFVLLEESPWDRPDRIDEIGVALTAVDGDVAYDAR; this comes from the coding sequence ATGACCGAACCCGCCGACCTCGTCGTCGTGAACGCCGAGGTGCACACGCTCGCCGACCCCGACGAGACCTACGACGCGTTCGCCGTCCGCGACGGCCGGATCGTCCGCCTCGGCACCACCTACGACGTGGAGTTCCTCGCCGGCGCAGACACCGAGACGATCGACGCCGACGGCCGCGTCGCGATACCCGGACTGATCGACGCCCACACCCACCTGCTTAACGCGGGCCGCTCGCTGGTCCACGCCGACCTCTCGGCGGCCGAGTCCCCGAGCGACGCGATCGATCTCCTCCGCGAGCGCGCCGCCGAGATCGAGGGGGACGAGTGGGTGCTCGGATTCGGCTACGACGAGTCGACGTGGGACGAGTCCCGCTACCTCACCCGCGAGGACCTCCACGAGGTCTCCGAGTCGGCCCCGGTCGTCGCCTTCCGCGAGGACATGCACGTCGCTGCGGTCAACGGCGCGGTCCTCGACCGTCTCGGCGACGAGATGCCCGACGACGACGTGCGCACCGAGGCAGGCGAGCCGACCGGCGTGATCGTCGAGGAGGCGGTCGACCCCGTCTACGAGGCGATCGAACCCGACGCCGAGGAGGCCGAGGAACTGATCCGCGCGGCGCAGGCGACCGCCAACGAACGGGGCGTCACGATGGTCCACGACATGGTGCGTCGGTCGAGGGCCCCGCAGGTGTATCGCGACCTCGATCTGGCGGACGAACTCACGCTGCGCGTGCGGATCAACTACTGGGCGGACCACCTCGACTCGCTGATCGACGCCGGGTTGCGCACGAACCACGGCAGCGACATGGTGCGGACGGGGGCGGTGAAGTCCTACACCGACGGCACGTTCGGCGGCCGGACCGCGAGGCTCCACGAGCCGTACGCCGACGACGCTGACGAGACCGGAACGTGGGTGCTCGATCCCGACGGGATCCGCGAACTCGTGGCCCGCGCCGACGACCACGGCTTCCAGGTGACGCTGCACGCCATCGGCGACGCCGCGATCGACGCGGTGCTCGACGCCTACGAAGACACGGACGCGCCCGGCGACTCCAGACACAGGATCGAACACGTCGAACTCGCGAGCGACGAGGCGATCGACCGGATGGCCGATCTGGGCGTCGTCGCCTCCATGCAGCCCAACTTCCACAAGTGGGGGTTCGAGGGCGGCCTCTACGACGCCCGGCTGGGAGAGCGACGGACCGACGCGAACCGCCTCCCTTCGTACCTCGAGGCGGGTGCGCCGCTGGCGTTCGGCAGCGACTGCATGCCGCTGGATCCGCTGCTCGGGGTTCACTACGCCGTGAACGCGCCCAGCGACGGACAGTCGGTCGGCGTCACCGAGGCACTCAGAGCGTACACCGCGGGCGCGGCGTACGCCGGCTTCGACGAGGACCGACTCGGCACCATCGAACCGGGCAAGCGCGCGGACTTCGTCCTGCTCGAGGAGTCGCCCTGGGACCGCCCCGATCGGATCGACGAGATCGGGGTGGCCCTGACCGCCGTCGACGGCGACGTTGCCTACGACGCCCGATAG
- a CDS encoding FAD-dependent oxidoreductase, translating into MSESFVIIGDGIAGSSAAETLREESPDADITVITDEGEALYNRILIKEFAKGKLPEAPISIHEEDWYAERDIDLELNTLVTDIRTDDHEVETHEGDVLEYDKLLLAVGGTPQQLPVEGSDAEGVHHFWTFQDARRIRESAEAADDAVIVGAGLLGIDLAAICGAQDIEGKYLMRGDSWWRYALDEEGAEIMHEAMRERGVEPVFQSGVDHFETDDSGHVTAAIDPNGDRYEADFAGVAIGLNLNTELVEDTPVETDDGIVVDEFMQTTDEDVFAAGDITRFYDVILGEQAQNGAWGSAKEQGTVAAKNMLEYGSEEFRWVSSYSITHFDFPFLSFGHPTLGDDEVMRTFGDDEWRRLALKDGKIVGGVLIGNLAPQSAYKQLMREQVDVSGQKDLLMAEEFSVDDLELEGATAE; encoded by the coding sequence ATGAGCGAGTCGTTCGTCATCATCGGTGACGGGATCGCCGGCAGTTCCGCCGCCGAGACCCTCCGGGAGGAGTCACCCGACGCCGATATCACGGTCATCACGGACGAGGGGGAGGCCCTGTACAATCGCATCCTCATCAAGGAGTTCGCGAAGGGGAAGCTCCCCGAGGCTCCCATCTCCATCCACGAGGAGGACTGGTACGCCGAGCGCGACATCGACCTCGAGTTGAACACGCTCGTCACGGACATCCGGACCGACGACCACGAGGTCGAAACCCACGAGGGGGACGTGCTCGAGTACGACAAGCTGCTCCTCGCGGTCGGTGGCACGCCCCAACAGCTCCCCGTCGAGGGCAGCGACGCCGAGGGCGTCCATCACTTCTGGACGTTCCAGGACGCCCGGCGGATCCGCGAGTCCGCCGAGGCGGCCGACGACGCCGTCATCGTCGGGGCGGGACTGCTCGGCATCGACCTGGCGGCCATCTGCGGCGCACAGGACATCGAGGGCAAGTACCTGATGCGCGGCGACTCCTGGTGGCGCTACGCGCTCGACGAGGAGGGCGCGGAGATCATGCACGAGGCGATGCGCGAGCGCGGCGTCGAGCCCGTGTTCCAGTCGGGCGTCGACCACTTCGAGACGGACGACTCGGGTCACGTGACGGCCGCGATCGACCCCAACGGCGACCGGTACGAGGCCGACTTCGCGGGCGTCGCCATCGGCCTGAACCTCAACACCGAACTGGTCGAGGACACGCCCGTCGAGACGGACGACGGAATCGTCGTCGACGAGTTCATGCAGACGACCGACGAGGACGTGTTCGCCGCCGGCGACATCACCCGCTTTTACGACGTGATCCTCGGCGAGCAGGCCCAAAACGGCGCGTGGGGCAGCGCGAAAGAGCAGGGCACCGTCGCCGCCAAGAACATGCTCGAGTACGGCTCCGAGGAGTTCCGCTGGGTGTCCTCCTACTCGATCACGCACTTCGACTTCCCGTTCCTCTCGTTCGGTCATCCGACGCTGGGCGACGACGAGGTCATGCGCACGTTCGGCGACGACGAGTGGCGTCGCCTCGCGCTGAAGGACGGCAAGATCGTCGGCGGCGTCCTCATCGGAAACCTCGCGCCGCAGTCGGCCTACAAACAGCTCATGCGCGAGCAGGTCGACGTGAGCGGGCAGAAGGACCTCCTCATGGCCGAGGAGTTCTCCGTGGACGACCTCGAACTCGAGGGCGCGACCGCGGAGTAG
- a CDS encoding cupin domain-containing protein translates to MDRVTHESADDTEAVEGVHLGQLAAGEEMSVQHFYIEPGATVPKHDHPHEQAGYVTAGTLTFVLEDGEEVVCGPGDSYVLAGDEVHGAENRGDVPVEGVDVFSPPRTDPDWQE, encoded by the coding sequence ATGGACCGTGTGACACACGAGTCAGCCGACGACACGGAGGCGGTCGAGGGCGTCCACCTGGGACAGCTCGCCGCCGGCGAGGAGATGAGTGTCCAGCACTTCTACATCGAGCCGGGGGCGACGGTGCCGAAGCACGACCACCCGCACGAGCAGGCGGGGTACGTCACCGCCGGCACGCTCACCTTCGTGCTGGAGGACGGAGAAGAGGTGGTCTGCGGCCCGGGCGACTCCTACGTGCTCGCGGGCGATGAGGTCCACGGGGCCGAGAACCGCGGCGACGTTCCCGTCGAGGGAGTCGACGTGTTCAGCCCGCCCCGGACGGACCCCGACTGGCAGGAGTAG
- the mptA gene encoding GTP cyclohydrolase MptA — MSHQLPDVQASRPDVSVGLSQVGVTGVEKLVTIDRGGDRPWVFMAEFEVFVDLPGERKGIDMSRNMEVIDEVLEAATSEEAYRIEDVCGDAAERLLAKHDYTSTAEVEMTAELVTREQTPASGRETQATSTVIASAVADEDGTREEIGAEVTGMTVCPCSQGMSASRAREKLDELGVDDETAEEFLETVPQPGHSQRGHATLTFTADGTPDVDLLDVIDTAREAMSGRIYNYAKRPDEDHMTYQAHMDAKFVEDCVRSLAEEVVDRYDHLADDVVVRMKQSNDESIHQHNAHAERDLSMGALREELGE; from the coding sequence ATGAGTCACCAGTTGCCGGACGTGCAGGCCTCGCGACCGGACGTCTCCGTCGGCTTGAGTCAGGTCGGCGTCACCGGCGTCGAGAAGCTCGTCACGATCGACCGCGGCGGCGACCGTCCCTGGGTGTTCATGGCCGAGTTCGAGGTGTTCGTGGACCTCCCCGGGGAGCGCAAGGGGATCGACATGAGCCGGAACATGGAGGTCATCGACGAGGTGCTCGAGGCGGCCACCAGCGAGGAGGCGTACCGCATCGAGGACGTCTGCGGCGACGCCGCCGAACGCCTGCTGGCGAAACACGACTACACGTCGACCGCGGAGGTCGAGATGACCGCCGAGTTGGTCACCCGCGAGCAGACGCCCGCATCCGGCAGGGAGACGCAGGCCACTTCGACGGTGATCGCGAGCGCCGTCGCCGACGAGGACGGCACCCGCGAGGAGATCGGCGCTGAAGTCACCGGCATGACCGTCTGTCCGTGTTCGCAGGGGATGTCGGCCTCGCGCGCCCGCGAGAAACTGGACGAACTCGGCGTCGACGACGAGACCGCCGAGGAGTTCCTCGAGACGGTTCCCCAGCCGGGTCACTCCCAGCGCGGGCACGCCACGCTCACGTTCACCGCCGACGGCACGCCCGACGTGGACCTGCTGGACGTGATCGACACCGCCCGCGAGGCGATGAGCGGGCGCATCTACAACTACGCGAAGCGCCCCGACGAGGATCACATGACGTATCAGGCGCACATGGACGCGAAGTTCGTCGAGGACTGCGTCCGGTCGCTCGCCGAGGAGGTCGTCGACCGATACGACCACCTCGCCGACGACGTGGTCGTCCGCATGAAGCAGTCGAACGACGAGTCGATCCACCAGCACAACGCCCACGCCGAGCGCGACCTCTCGATGGGCGCGCTCCGCGAGGAGTTGGGCGAGTAG